One window of Bactrocera tryoni isolate S06 chromosome 2, CSIRO_BtryS06_freeze2, whole genome shotgun sequence genomic DNA carries:
- the LOC120769628 gene encoding uncharacterized protein LOC120769628 encodes MQEPFGRARVYLTMLLLSEIFLGLAIIIVTAIYQRILGAYMADVERKMLGGQFFNTYILGFQLMVVYACSIAMWSSLWSRRCSPNVNLLLNLWMFFCFVVVFCGFGTIWSLITCADALENTAEMSLLKGIDLYYTCPEWKLLWDGLQYHKECCGVHSYKDWMKASWMPAEATQCQSASSETALAPYACCKHTCATCFENYIPRTDNSRIPYLTLSQINTEGCLPLFTNKMWEILYVLIALVLIAFKLDLLICCLAKYIIRKQAEIDCCTCDNDACDDDDGRPMVVVKCPTTRCVKFDGDEGGNPQVACKVGRSHGGMSEPCTCCSGDNMLRGYTVKQEVLHMSTPSPTQRATRFCNCSAGGGVGGAGGANESRILH; translated from the exons ATGCAGGAGCCGTTCGGTCGCGCGCGCGTCTATCTTACCATGCTATTGTTGTCGGAAATTTTTCTCGGTTTGGCCATTATAATCGTAACCGCCATTTATCAACGCATATTGGGCGCTTACATGGCAGATGTCGAGCGAAAAATGCTGGGCGGTCAATTCTTCAACACCTACATACTCGGTTTTCAACTAATGGTGGTGTATGCCTGCAGCATTGCCATGTGGTCTTCGCTGTGGTCGCGTCGCTGTTCACCCAACGTCAATTTGCTGCTTAATCTTTGGATGTTCTTTTGTTTTGTGGTCGTCTTCTGTGGGTTCGGCACCATTTGGTCATTGATCACGTGCGCCGATGCCTTGGAGAATACGGCGGAAATGTCGCTACTTAAGGGTATCGATCTCTACTACACGTGCCCGGAGTGGAAGCTGCTTTGGGACGGTTTACAGTATCATAAGGAATGTTGTGGCGTGCACAGTTACAAAGATTGGATGAAGGCCTCCTGGATGCCGGCAGAGGCAACGCAGTGTCAGTCGGCGAGCAG TGAGACCGCTTTGGCGCCGTACGCTTGTTGCAAGCACACGTGCGCCACCTGCTTCGAGAATTACATACCGCGCACCGATAACAGTCGCATACCCTACCTGACGCTGTCGCAGATCAACACTGAGGGCTGTTTGCCGCTGTTCACCAATAAAATGTGGGAGATACTCTATGTGCTGATTGCGCTCGTGCTGATCGCCTTCAAATTGGAC CTCCTCATTTGCTGTTTGGCGAAGTATATCATACGCAAGCAAGCGGAAATCGACTGTTGCACTTGCGACAATGATGCTTGCGATGATGACGACGGGCGTCCGATGGTGGTTGTG AAATGTCCTACCACACGCTGTGTCAAGTTCGACGGCGATGAGGGCGGAAATCCGCAGGTGGCGTGTAAGGTGGGCAGATCACATGGCGGCATGAGCGAGCCTTGCACGTGCTGCAGCGGCGACAATATGTTGCGTGGCTATACCGTTAAGCAGGAAGTGCTGCACATGTCAACACCGTCACCAACGCAACGTGCCACACGCTTCTGCAACTGCAGCGCTGGCGGCGGGGTTGGTGGCGCTGGTGGCGCCAATGAATCCCGCATATTGCATTAA